One genomic segment of Natrialbaceae archaeon AArc-T1-2 includes these proteins:
- a CDS encoding enoyl-CoA hydratase/isomerase family protein — protein MHVEEDDGVLQITFDRPDAMNAFSTAAAIEFAEAVSTADPDDHHAVVLTGEGEAFSAGGDIESMAEREEGPQEAYERVCETFGRVVEELLECPVPVVARVNGDAVGAGLAITALSDFAYAVEDATFSCAFVRVGLIPDTGGTFLLPKLVGLRTAKRLAFTGEFFSAAEAAEYGLITEAVAEDELDQRVDETVRTLERRPTETIGLMKRAIHENLGRHWSEALDYESLLQVQAYSSDAHEEGVNAFLEGREPKFD, from the coding sequence ATGCACGTCGAGGAAGACGACGGAGTCCTGCAGATCACCTTCGACCGGCCAGACGCGATGAACGCGTTCTCGACGGCGGCGGCGATCGAGTTCGCCGAAGCCGTCTCGACGGCGGATCCGGACGACCACCACGCCGTCGTCCTCACTGGCGAAGGCGAGGCGTTCAGTGCCGGCGGGGACATCGAGTCGATGGCCGAACGCGAGGAGGGGCCACAGGAGGCCTACGAACGGGTCTGTGAGACGTTCGGTCGCGTCGTCGAGGAGCTGCTCGAGTGTCCCGTTCCCGTCGTCGCGCGGGTCAACGGCGACGCCGTCGGCGCGGGTCTTGCGATCACGGCGCTTTCGGATTTCGCCTACGCCGTCGAGGACGCCACCTTCTCGTGTGCGTTCGTCCGCGTGGGACTGATTCCGGACACCGGCGGCACCTTCCTGTTGCCCAAACTCGTCGGCCTGCGAACCGCGAAACGGCTCGCGTTCACCGGCGAGTTCTTCTCGGCGGCGGAGGCGGCGGAGTACGGTCTGATCACCGAAGCCGTCGCCGAGGACGAACTCGACCAGCGGGTCGACGAGACCGTCAGGACGCTCGAGCGCCGTCCCACGGAGACGATCGGACTGATGAAACGGGCAATACACGAGAACCTCGGTCGCCACTGGTCCGAGGCGCTTGACTACGAGTCCTTGCTTCAGGTACAGGCCTACAGCTCCGACGCACACGAAGAAGGCGTCAACGCCTTCCTCGAAGGTCGGGAGCCGAAGTTCGACTGA
- a CDS encoding sensory rhodopsin transducer encodes MTGKHTWAIPEGYIPEESTGPEPEMVSHEAVCLLNTTDEDAAVELTVYFTDREPVGPYEETVPANRTKHLRFNELEEPAEIPEGEPFASVIESDVPVVCQHTRLDSRQAENALLSTIAHPGDS; translated from the coding sequence ATGACGGGCAAACACACGTGGGCGATTCCCGAGGGGTACATCCCCGAAGAAAGTACGGGCCCCGAACCCGAGATGGTCAGCCACGAGGCGGTGTGTCTCCTGAACACCACCGACGAGGATGCGGCCGTCGAACTCACGGTTTATTTCACCGACCGCGAACCGGTCGGTCCCTACGAGGAGACCGTTCCCGCGAACCGAACGAAACACCTCCGATTCAACGAACTCGAAGAGCCTGCGGAAATTCCCGAGGGCGAACCGTTCGCGAGCGTGATCGAGTCGGACGTGCCGGTGGTCTGTCAGCACACGCGGCTCGACTCGAGGCAGGCGGAGAACGCGTTGCTCTCGACGATCGCACACCCGGGTGATTCGTAA
- a CDS encoding sensory rhodopsin transducer, protein MTDEAPIGATRWEVPGGFVPADSTGPEPEMVSHDALSLLNAGEEMATLEITLTYADGHEAGPYPLTVAPRRVRRIRINDLIDPYAPPLGRDYGIVLESDVPVVVQFTRQDTRQAEHATLSTIAYGEAKND, encoded by the coding sequence ATGACCGACGAAGCCCCGATCGGTGCGACGCGCTGGGAGGTTCCCGGTGGTTTCGTACCGGCTGACAGCACCGGCCCGGAGCCGGAGATGGTCAGCCACGACGCGCTGTCGCTGTTGAACGCGGGCGAGGAGATGGCCACCCTCGAGATCACGCTCACCTACGCCGACGGCCACGAAGCGGGGCCGTACCCGCTCACCGTCGCCCCGCGTCGAGTGCGGCGGATCCGAATCAACGACCTGATCGACCCCTACGCACCGCCACTCGGCAGAGACTACGGCATCGTGCTCGAGTCGGACGTGCCGGTCGTCGTCCAGTTCACTCGCCAGGACACGCGACAGGCCGAGCACGCGACGCTCTCGACGATCGCGTACGGCGAAGCCAAAAACGACTAA
- a CDS encoding CopG family ribbon-helix-helix protein has translation MRTSLTVPEETLAEFDRTWQAEGLDSRSRALREAIQEYVESHHDLERADGPVAAAIVFDYEHDDVLEELHDLQHEFQAAIDTTSHVHHGEWCLETVFCHGPASRVRELVYRLKDFDAVRRVSVTLLQAEH, from the coding sequence ATGCGAACGAGCCTCACTGTTCCCGAGGAGACTCTGGCCGAATTCGATCGGACCTGGCAGGCAGAGGGCCTCGACTCGCGCTCGCGGGCGCTCCGGGAGGCGATCCAGGAGTACGTCGAGTCACACCACGACCTCGAGCGCGCCGACGGCCCCGTCGCCGCGGCGATCGTCTTCGATTACGAACACGACGACGTCCTCGAGGAGCTCCACGACCTCCAACACGAGTTCCAGGCCGCGATCGATACGACCAGTCACGTCCACCACGGCGAGTGGTGTCTCGAGACGGTCTTCTGTCACGGGCCGGCGTCACGGGTTCGAGAACTCGTCTATCGGCTCAAAGACTTCGATGCCGTCCGCCGGGTCTCGGTGACGCTGTTGCAGGCAGAGCACTGA
- a CDS encoding TIGR03557 family F420-dependent LLM class oxidoreductase, with amino-acid sequence MVDIGHKLVSELHGPTDLVEYAQLTEDSAFEFANVSDHFHPWLPEQGESPLVWNVLGAIAQATDDLEVWTGVTCPTTRIHPAIIAQAAATTATMFEGRFTFGVGTGENLSEHVLGDRWPEHRVRLEMLEEAIWLMRALWSGDNVSHDGEYYTVENARLFTLPEEPPDVAVAADGPKTARKAGEIGDGLITVVPDERLVETFAETADDDGIVYGEATVCWAEDEDEAIDTVAELWPQEALPSTLLWDLPTPAHFAEATEAVSRDDVAEAVPCGPDPDAHVEAIQAYVDAGFDAIAVHQVGSDQEGFLECYEEEVLPAFD; translated from the coding sequence ATGGTAGACATCGGACACAAACTCGTCAGCGAGTTACACGGCCCGACCGACCTCGTCGAATACGCCCAGTTGACCGAGGACTCGGCGTTCGAATTCGCCAACGTCTCGGACCACTTCCACCCGTGGCTTCCCGAGCAGGGAGAGAGTCCGCTGGTCTGGAACGTCCTCGGCGCGATCGCCCAGGCGACCGACGACCTCGAGGTCTGGACCGGCGTCACCTGCCCGACGACCCGAATCCATCCCGCGATAATCGCGCAGGCGGCCGCGACGACCGCGACGATGTTCGAGGGGCGGTTCACCTTCGGCGTCGGCACCGGGGAGAACCTGAGCGAGCACGTCCTCGGCGATCGCTGGCCCGAACACCGGGTGCGCCTCGAGATGCTCGAAGAGGCGATCTGGCTGATGCGGGCGCTGTGGTCCGGCGACAACGTGAGCCACGACGGCGAGTATTACACCGTCGAGAACGCGCGTCTGTTCACACTCCCCGAGGAACCGCCCGACGTCGCGGTCGCAGCCGACGGCCCGAAGACGGCCCGAAAAGCCGGCGAAATCGGCGACGGACTCATCACCGTCGTTCCCGACGAGCGCCTGGTCGAAACCTTCGCAGAGACCGCAGACGACGACGGTATCGTCTACGGCGAGGCGACCGTCTGCTGGGCCGAAGACGAGGACGAGGCGATCGACACGGTGGCCGAACTCTGGCCCCAGGAGGCACTCCCCAGCACGCTGCTGTGGGACCTGCCGACGCCGGCGCACTTCGCGGAAGCGACCGAGGCGGTCTCGAGAGACGACGTCGCCGAGGCGGTCCCCTGCGGTCCCGACCCGGACGCTCACGTCGAGGCGATCCAGGCGTACGTCGACGCCGGCTTCGACGCGATCGCGGTCCACCAGGTCGGCTCCGATCAGGAGGGCTTTCTCGAGTGCTACGAAGAAGAGGTGTTGCCGGCGTTCGACTGA
- a CDS encoding D-arabinono-1,4-lactone oxidase, whose product MDKSDPGETAGEEWSNWSGGVSVEPDRMYTPETESEVQSIVRQCADDGRTVRVAGAGHSWTPVVETDDVIVSLERMTGLVSADSETKTATVRGGTTLDEAGLDLHERNLGLANLGDVTMQTVAGSFGTGTHGTGPAFENLAGSLVGGRVVTGTGEVRAFDANDDPALLEAARVSLGTLGIFTEVKLDCRRTYKLERREYCGRFRDVWDHLEELIAENRNFDFYWYPRSDEVKLRLLNPPGGGTDDADLEYATLVERETDWWHQAIPAHNEIGRKFEEMEYAIPREATRECFREVRDRVRDRWRSDVGWRLLVRTVAADDTYLSTEYDRETTTISCIQNAELEYREYFEDIEPIFRRYDGRPHWGKRHTLRAPKLRELYPKWDRFHEFRREFDPEGVFLTDYLEELLVGEEGSSP is encoded by the coding sequence GTGGACAAGAGTGATCCCGGCGAGACGGCAGGCGAGGAGTGGTCGAACTGGTCGGGCGGCGTCTCCGTCGAACCGGACCGGATGTACACGCCCGAGACCGAATCCGAGGTCCAGTCGATCGTCCGCCAGTGTGCCGACGACGGTCGGACTGTCCGCGTGGCCGGCGCGGGTCACTCCTGGACGCCGGTCGTCGAAACCGACGACGTGATCGTCTCGCTCGAGCGGATGACCGGACTCGTCTCCGCCGACTCCGAGACGAAGACGGCGACGGTCCGGGGCGGCACGACGCTCGATGAGGCCGGTCTCGACCTCCACGAGCGCAACCTCGGGCTGGCGAACCTCGGCGACGTGACGATGCAGACGGTCGCGGGCTCGTTCGGCACCGGCACCCACGGCACGGGTCCAGCCTTCGAGAACCTCGCCGGGTCGCTCGTCGGCGGGCGAGTCGTGACTGGAACGGGCGAGGTCCGCGCGTTCGACGCCAACGACGACCCCGCCCTGCTCGAGGCAGCGCGCGTCTCGCTTGGCACGCTCGGGATCTTCACCGAGGTGAAACTCGACTGTCGACGCACGTACAAGCTCGAGCGTCGCGAGTACTGCGGGCGATTTCGGGACGTCTGGGACCACCTCGAGGAGCTGATCGCCGAGAACCGGAACTTCGACTTCTACTGGTATCCCCGGTCGGACGAGGTCAAGCTTCGACTGCTCAACCCGCCCGGCGGCGGCACTGACGACGCAGACCTCGAGTACGCGACGCTCGTCGAACGCGAGACCGACTGGTGGCACCAGGCCATTCCCGCGCACAACGAGATCGGCCGCAAGTTCGAGGAGATGGAGTACGCCATCCCGCGCGAGGCGACCAGGGAGTGTTTCCGCGAGGTCCGCGATCGGGTGCGAGATCGCTGGCGAAGCGACGTCGGCTGGCGGCTGCTCGTCCGGACCGTCGCGGCCGACGATACGTACCTCTCGACGGAGTACGACCGCGAGACGACGACGATCTCGTGCATCCAGAACGCCGAACTCGAGTATCGGGAGTACTTCGAGGACATCGAACCGATCTTCCGGAGGTACGACGGCCGTCCCCACTGGGGCAAACGGCACACGCTTCGCGCGCCGAAGCTTCGGGAGCTGTACCCGAAGTGGGACCGGTTCCACGAGTTTCGTCGCGAGTTCGATCCGGAGGGCGTGTTCCTGACCGACTACCTCGAAGAGCTGCTGGTCGGGGAGGAGGGTTCCTCACCATGA
- a CDS encoding amidohydrolase family protein, whose amino-acid sequence MSLPVALEHADGPRAIDTHAHQPTSEFLHDAGGQMMQDAADRFGTDLETDTYEHMIEAYREVGVDRAVLLGWDAETNTGNPPVPNDYVAEVRDEYGDFFVGFGSVDPLKDDCVEEAIRCVEDLDLSGFKFQQIAQGFDPSDPDHEQLWATIEDLGVPVVFHGGNSTLGACAPGGRGLKIKYGNPMLIDDVAATFPDLQILIAHPAFPWEKEQLAICQQKGNVYMDLSGWMPQYIDEQVLQYAESLISEKVMFGTDYPMLEPEPWLEGFAELDFDEELQRKLLWENAEAFLGL is encoded by the coding sequence ATGTCGCTTCCGGTTGCACTCGAGCACGCAGACGGGCCGCGGGCGATAGACACGCACGCCCACCAGCCGACGAGCGAGTTCCTCCACGACGCCGGCGGACAGATGATGCAGGATGCAGCCGACCGCTTCGGCACCGACCTCGAGACCGACACCTACGAGCACATGATCGAAGCGTACCGCGAGGTCGGCGTCGACCGTGCCGTCTTGCTCGGCTGGGACGCCGAGACGAACACCGGCAACCCGCCCGTCCCGAACGACTACGTCGCCGAAGTCCGGGACGAGTACGGCGACTTCTTCGTCGGCTTCGGGTCGGTCGACCCGCTCAAAGACGACTGCGTCGAGGAAGCGATCCGCTGCGTCGAGGACCTCGATCTCTCGGGGTTCAAGTTCCAGCAGATCGCCCAGGGCTTTGACCCCTCTGACCCCGACCACGAGCAGCTGTGGGCGACCATCGAGGACCTCGGGGTGCCCGTCGTCTTCCACGGCGGCAACTCCACGCTCGGCGCGTGTGCACCCGGCGGCCGGGGGCTGAAGATCAAGTACGGCAATCCGATGCTGATCGACGACGTGGCCGCGACCTTCCCCGACCTGCAGATTCTCATCGCTCACCCCGCGTTCCCGTGGGAGAAAGAACAGCTCGCGATCTGCCAGCAGAAAGGCAACGTCTACATGGACCTCTCGGGGTGGATGCCCCAGTACATCGACGAGCAGGTGCTTCAGTACGCCGAGTCGCTCATCTCCGAGAAGGTCATGTTCGGTACCGACTACCCCATGTTAGAGCCCGAACCCTGGCTCGAGGGGTTCGCGGAACTCGACTTCGACGAGGAGCTCCAGCGAAAGCTCCTCTGGGAGAACGCCGAGGCGTTCCTCGGGCTGTAG